From the genome of Aspergillus oryzae RIB40 DNA, chromosome 4:
GAAAAGAGTCTTGGCGCGCACCGGAGCATTGGAGGGGATGTAGGTCAAGGCAACGAGAGACGAAGACCCCGACTccggacgacgaagaagaaggtagaTGGGGGTTTTCGGCTGAAGGACGGAGGAGAgctgggagagagaggggtaGAAGGCAcccggagaggagaaggggatTGGCGAAAGGGGAGTCAGACTCTCAGCGGTGATATTCACCGGGAGGCAGAAGATTGATGAGTCCGAGGCGAAGTTATTGAAGGCATCATGTAGCTCCGAGGAGACTAATCAATATAAATGATTGTTAGTGTCTCCTGTGCATACTTCGGTCCAGTAGAGAGCCGCGGGGCACGCTTTATGGTGATCATAGTATGCAGACCCTGCAGTATGGCTGCTTACCCGAAATTCCTGACTGCATTTTCAACGAACACCAGCCGTAGCCTGCTCTCTTGTGTAGATGTGACTTGTCAACCGGGCTGCGGCGTTGTTTGTTGTTCTGGAGTCTGCTGAGGGGAAGTCAGAAGCGGTGTGCTTGGACAAGTGGGGTCTTAGCGTTGGTCTTAGTTTCAAGGTCCTTCGTGGGAGTCTACGGCGACATTTACCTATCCTATTTTACAAACAATTGGTCTTAACTCATTCGATTCAAGGCAACCTGGTCCTGAATTTGTCTAATATCTTCAATTATTGAACATAGGAAAAGGTATAACAACGAAActaacagaagaagaaaaaagaactaTGTACAGTCCACGCTATAGGATCAGATCTGAACGGCCGTCAAAAAGCCCAGAAGATAACGACAATGATATGTACTGATGATGCAGAGATCGCATTGCAATCGAAAACGCCACCATGCTCATGGTATCAAATGCTTTCGAGAACACGCCGCGGCCACTCCCTCCAGGGGTGCCAAATTTACTCCTCGAATTTGCCTCCCACGAAGGCCCAGTTGGACCTCTCCAGCTTGCCTCTGAGGAATTCGTACACGGTGAAGGTGACGGCCTGACCAGGAGCCACTCTCATCACACGAGGTGTGATACCCTTGTAGAAAGCACGTGCACCTTCTTGCTTGAACATATCGTTGGCGATGGCCATGATACGTGATACAGCTGATTGGCCGGGCTCGGCGCGGGTCTTCTGCAGTCTCGTCTTGATTGTGTCGATGGGGGCGTTGGAGAAGGGACCGACGGCACCAGAGATCAATCCGATCACGGTCGTCTGGTAAGATGGGAGCTGGGTATCGGCGTACTCGGGCTGCCATCTCTGGAGCGCAGCCTTCAGCTCGCTGTATGCAGTGAAGTTGGCGGCCTGGTTTGTTCCCTGTCGGAGGGCTGTCAGGGAGACACCACGGTAAAGAGCGATGAacccttcttccttgatcaCGGTGAAAAGTGCATGCGGGGCACTGCGGTACTTGGGCGCATCAAGAGGATCGGCCAAACTATGATACTGTGCTTGCAGACGAATCTTGACGACTTCCATAGGGTTGACGACCGCCACAGCTTCGGTGACACCAGCAGATAGACCGGCTGTTTGAATGAATCTTGTCAGTTTTTTCGGGCAGTAGAACACGAGGTGATGTGCATAAACTCACCAAGGAAAGTTGCTTTGCTTGTGACATGTCCTGTCTCCTTGTCCGCAAGCATTTGCTTGTACCACTCATAGGAGGTGAAACGGATTGCCATTTTCGGAATGATACCTCCCAGGACAGCTCCTAGACCCTTATAGAGACCCAGAGCAgtctccttcttcacaatCTCAACACCAGTGGCAACAAACCCGCGGGGTTTTACCTATATGGCGGAAACGCTATTAGCTGAGGTAGAGGGTGCATGGTGGAAGTCAAAACTTACACCCGGGGCTCTGGCGCGCCGCGAAAGCTGCATCCGGACCTTAACGGTATCTAACCATGACAGTGAGCCATTGCCTCTCAATAAATCTCGAATTGGATGTTCCCGTACCTAGAGGATGACATACGAGCGCCTCCATCATTCcggcaccaccaccagctgTTTCACAGGTTAGCACGTGCGACCTTTTAGTTGGACAAAATGAGCCCTACCGATCAAGTTCACAGCCGCAGAAGCCGGCTTCTTGCCATTGCCATTgccattgccattgcctTGCGCACTCTTCGTCGACATGGTGGGCGATTGTGTTTGTGCAATTATTGAATTGTTATCGAGTCAATTGAGGTGCGACACCCTTCCGATGAGGGGGTATAGTTGTCTAGGTCAATGCGACGGTATGGGGAGAACAACAGCacgcagaaggaagaaggacTGAAGATAAAGGAGgtcgagaggaagaatgacTCAATCGTCAATCGAGCGCCAGGgatgacttttttttcttaaagaaaagaatatcgACGATATCGGACCTTCACAGGTTGACCTTTAAAATACGGGGAGTTACGGAAGTATAGCCACTACGTCCCTCGGCACAACTGACACAGGGTATTTAAATTGGTGGATAGAGAAAGGGGGGCCACACACTCTGGGGTTAAAAGGATttagaaataataatagataatTTTCGGGAATGGGGATCATTAAACGGGCTCGGGTCAAGTGGCGGCTTTCTTTTTAGGCTTCTTGTTACAGCGAACCGGCCGTGGAGGAGCTCTGACGGGGAAGCGGAGGCAAGCTCTCTGGACGAGCGGAAGATACCCGCGATTCAACCGAATCACCACTAAACGGATTCgcggagagaagagagtcCAAGCGACAAGGTAGAGGCGGAATAAAGTACAATCTACAATCCTTCTTGGGCTATTTTATAGAtatgctttctttctctcatccCCCCGTTGGTCGTGCCCTCCTACAAAGCCTGCCAGACACATCTAGTACGTGAAGATGTCATCCCGAGGCATCGGATAATGACTAGAAGCAACTTCTTCCGCAGTTCGCTGTCAAGCCAAGTGCGGTTCCCCCAGAGTGTGACCTCATCACCCTGCACCAATGACACGACGGAACCAACCCTAATGTCTTCAGCCAGTCAGTCCTTCACATGCTGAACGAGACCTTCTGGCCACTGATAATTAACCTGCCGTCGTCACCTGGCAGGATCAGTGACTTAAGTGTGCCTTTTGGCTCCAGAAATGCTTGTGATTGATACCTTACcaagtactactagtaagACAACCTGGGGTTGGAGTCTCGTGACTAAACCCCGTACTAAAGCCATCGTCACGGGAGATGTCGGGCCAAGACGAGAGCTTCGTTCAGCCGAGGCTTTTACCCTTCTCAGTTCTTATCCGACGGGGCTCCTACTATGTCTCTCATACCTTGAAGGCCAGGCCACCAGGTACCAAGAATTAAAGTCTCTCTGCATTAGTGAACTGGTCGATCAGGAGGGGTAGGTATTTTTCAGGGCCAGAAGGCTTCAAGGATAAGATTTCCTTGCTTCTTCGtgatctcttcttcttcggggGGTAAAATTGAAGCGGCTGTAGATTTATTTCGTCAGCCCTGTCGCGGTACATGTTTTATCCCCGCCTCCTGACTATTTATCCCTTGCGATCTATACGACTTTGATGGATCTACGGTCCCAAGACTTTCACGTTTCAGGGTCGATACAGAATTGTTTATACAACTTTCACATGAAAGTTGAATGCATTGTAGCATATGATTACTCTGCATTGTTCGTGTTCTCATAGCACCTTTCATCATTTTCATGGGAAGTTGATTATTCACTGATGGTATGCTAGAACGGAGCTCCAGCTCCATGTATACCTCTAACGATCCCTGCGATAAGTAGCTGCAGGGTCAGGTTCAAGCAGTGATTGGAATGGGCAGCTAAATGCaatcccatcccagcccAGGATAACATGGATATGGAAATATCAGGTACATTAATTAGGGGCCTGAAAGCCACGAATCTTAGGCACCGTATTAAACCAGGCAGCTAGTGCTTTCATCATGGCAGACCAGCCCTACTGAACTATCAGACATGAGAATGGGAAATCATGAGTCCAAGTTACCAGTGCTTAGCGCCGTTCGTATAGTTGAGATTCGCAT
Proteins encoded in this window:
- a CDS encoding putative succinate:fumarate antiporter (Acr1) (mitochondrial tricarboxylate/dicarboxylate carrier proteins), encoding MSTKSAQGNGNGNGNGKKPASAAVNLIAGGGAGMMEALVCHPLDTVKVRMQLSRRARAPGVKPRGFVATGVEIVKKETALGLYKGLGAVLGGIIPKMAIRFTSYEWYKQMLADKETGHVTSKATFLAGLSAGVTEAVAVVNPMEVVKIRLQAQYHSLADPLDAPKYRSAPHALFTVIKEEGFIALYRGVSLTALRQGTNQAANFTAYSELKAALQRWQPEYADTQLPSYQTTVIGLISGAVGPFSNAPIDTIKTRLQKTRAEPGQSAVSRIMAIANDMFKQEGARAFYKGITPRVMRVAPGQAVTFTVYEFLRGKLERSNWAFVGGKFEE